The Castanea sativa cultivar Marrone di Chiusa Pesio chromosome 4, ASM4071231v1 sequence CCAATACATTATATTTGAGAAACTTGAACGGAACTATGAATCATTTATGGACCCATCACATACCCCAGTTGTAACCAATGAAATGAACAATCAAATGGTTCCCAATCTGCTACAAAGATGTGCAAAATATAATGGGTACTTTTCTTTCATCAATATAGGGTAGGGTGGATGAGtcttaaaatatgaaaattattaCCTTACTCCAAGAATTAAAGCTGCTTCTCGCTTAGTCATGACCTGCTCAAACCCACCATAATAAAATCTTCGAACACGGGGAGCTGAAAGGTAAGTTCTGAATGCTTGCCATGCTACAATCATGTATCTTCCCCCTAAGGCTGCAGCTGCCACAGTAGCACCTACTGCTAGAGGAGCTTCCTGAAAAGCAAGCCAAAGACTTCCCactttaatttttgtgtatgtttcatttaaagtttgaacttttAAAAATGTTCCATTTTGTCACATTTTTTTCTGCTAATCCCTGTTAACATGATGATGATTGCAATCTATATTTCCTAATCTCATTTTAGCATTTAATCCATAAACAAGTGTGGTACAACTCATATACACTTCTTAAAGTTATGTACGACTCTTGGAGAcggaattattattattattttttttttttttaaaggcagcCAAAATGAACATACCCTATATAATGTGACAGAAAGTAATGAGATATATTACTTGTTATCTTTCAAAGACG is a genomic window containing:
- the LOC142632166 gene encoding mitochondrial import inner membrane translocase subunit TIM14-3-like; this translates as MALEAPLAVGATVAAAALGGRYMIVAWQAFRTYLSAPRVRRFYYGGFEQVMTKREAALILGVRESTVMEKIKEAHRRVMVANHPDAGGSHYLASKINEAKDLLTGKTRGGSSAF